From Flavobacterium arcticum, the proteins below share one genomic window:
- a CDS encoding tetratricopeptide repeat protein — MKKYLIAASLLLSVSVFAQKDELKALRKMSRDVFPEAKDFNDYKSQLSALESKIGAADEEQKADYYYYKGVYGLAQMKANKASAKTYLDPTIESFNKVIELESGMKKKKHSEQINNMFYPELRSELINAASALGKQQKYKEAYPLYEKVYRISSKDTVYLYNAAAYAVNSQQYPKALEYYKELQQVGFTGTVLNYTAKNPKGEVEYFGDKKVRDLYVAQQSYTEPAIYREESKKGDIIKNIALIYINQGEKEKGMAALAEAKKANPDDTSLLMAEAQIYLEAKDYENYKKAVTQVLNQGSQDPNLYFNLGVTSSKSGQNEEATLYYKKAIELKPDFVEAYQNLGILQLEGEDAIVKEMNDLGTSSKEMKRYDALKKQRDDMYKQAVIYLEKAHEIKPEDENIKNILGTLYQGLEMMDKYKALKAE, encoded by the coding sequence ATGAAAAAATACCTAATAGCAGCATCTTTATTGCTTTCTGTAAGTGTTTTTGCTCAAAAAGACGAATTAAAGGCTTTAAGAAAGATGTCTCGCGATGTATTTCCTGAAGCAAAAGATTTTAACGACTATAAAAGTCAATTAAGTGCGCTAGAATCTAAAATTGGTGCAGCCGATGAGGAACAAAAGGCAGATTATTATTATTATAAAGGAGTTTATGGTCTTGCACAAATGAAAGCTAATAAAGCTAGTGCAAAGACATATCTTGATCCTACAATTGAGAGCTTTAATAAGGTAATAGAGTTGGAAAGTGGAATGAAGAAGAAGAAGCACTCAGAGCAAATAAATAATATGTTTTATCCTGAGTTGAGAAGTGAGCTGATAAATGCAGCATCAGCATTAGGTAAACAGCAAAAGTATAAAGAAGCTTATCCGTTATACGAGAAAGTATATAGAATAAGCTCGAAAGATACAGTATACTTATATAATGCTGCTGCTTATGCTGTAAATAGCCAGCAATACCCAAAAGCATTAGAGTATTATAAAGAACTACAACAAGTTGGTTTTACAGGAACTGTACTTAACTATACTGCTAAAAACCCTAAAGGTGAAGTAGAGTATTTTGGGGATAAAAAAGTAAGAGATCTTTATGTAGCTCAACAATCTTACACAGAGCCTGCTATATACCGTGAGGAGTCTAAAAAAGGTGATATTATTAAAAATATAGCTTTAATATATATTAACCAAGGAGAGAAAGAAAAAGGAATGGCAGCACTTGCAGAGGCTAAAAAAGCTAACCCTGATGATACTTCTCTTTTAATGGCTGAAGCACAGATTTATCTTGAAGCTAAAGATTATGAAAATTATAAAAAAGCAGTAACCCAAGTATTAAATCAAGGTTCTCAAGACCCTAATTTATATTTTAATTTAGGTGTTACGAGTTCTAAATCAGGACAAAATGAAGAGGCTACTTTATATTATAAAAAAGCCATAGAGCTTAAACCTGACTTTGTAGAGGCTTATCAAAACTTAGGGATATTACAGCTTGAAGGAGAAGATGCTATTGTTAAAGAGATGAACGATCTTGGTACATCTAGCAAAGAAATGAAGCGCTATGATGCTCTTAAAAAGCAAAGAGATGACATGTACAAGCAAGCAGTTATTTATCTTGAAAAAGCACATGAAATAAAGCCTGAAGATGAGAATATAAAAAATATATTAGGTACTTTATACCAAGGACTTGAAATGATGGATAAATACAAAGCACTAAAAGCAGAGTAA
- a CDS encoding ATP-dependent Clp protease ATP-binding subunit → MDDNFSPRVKDVITYSKEEALRLGHDFIGTEHLMLGILRDGNGKAISILNGISVDLDHLRRKVEILSPANPNAERNDKKNLHLTRQAERALRTTFLEAKVFQSTAISTAHLLLCILRNENDPTTKLLNKLKIDYETVKEEFINMTSNEEDYLENLPRAESFNDDAGQDDSMRESSFTNPSSSSKTNKKSKTPVLDNFGRDLTEMAEEGKLDPVVGREKEIERVSQILSRRKKNNPLLIGEPGVGKSAIAEGLALRIIQKKVSRILFNKRVVTLDLASLVAGTKYRGQFEERMKAVMNELEKNDDIILFIDEIHTIVGAGGATGSLDASNMFKPALARGEIQCIGATTLDEYRQYIEKDGALERRFQKVIVEPTSVEETITILNNIKNKYEDHHSVTYTDEAIEACVKLTNRYMSDRFLPDKAIDALDEAGSRVHITNIDVPKQILDLERQLEEVRELKNSVVKKQKYEEAAKLRDDEKRIEKDLAIAQEQWEEDSKNNRVTVTEDNVADVVSMMTGIPVNRIAQTESNKLAKLPELIKGKVIGQDEAVNKVSKSIQRNRAGLKDPNKPIGSFIFLGQTGVGKTQLAKVLAKELFDSEDALVRIDMSEYMEKFAISRLVGAPPGYVGYEEGGQLTEKVRRKPYCVVLLDEIEKAHPDVFNMLLQVLDDGYLTDSLGRKIDFRNTIIVMTSNVGARQLKDFGQGVGFGTSAKKAQAGDYAKGVIEAALKKTFAPEFINRIDDIIVFNPLEKEDIDSIITIELEKLYDRIRSLGYNITLSEKATSFIAEKGFDKQYGARPLKRAIQKYVEDVLAEEIITSKIASGDQIFMDLDEDAKELVVTVKKAEKPAE, encoded by the coding sequence ATGGATGACAATTTTTCACCAAGAGTTAAAGACGTAATTACTTATAGTAAAGAAGAGGCTTTACGGTTAGGTCATGACTTTATTGGTACGGAACATTTAATGCTGGGTATCCTGAGAGATGGCAACGGCAAAGCTATCTCCATATTAAACGGTATTTCAGTTGATTTGGATCATTTACGCAGAAAAGTAGAGATATTAAGCCCTGCAAATCCTAATGCGGAGCGCAATGATAAAAAAAACCTGCACTTAACACGACAGGCAGAAAGAGCACTGCGAACTACGTTTCTAGAAGCTAAGGTTTTCCAGAGTACAGCTATAAGTACGGCTCATTTACTACTATGTATACTGCGTAACGAAAATGACCCTACAACCAAATTGCTAAACAAACTAAAAATTGATTACGAAACTGTTAAAGAAGAATTTATCAATATGACATCAAACGAAGAAGATTATCTCGAAAACCTGCCTCGTGCAGAATCATTTAATGATGATGCAGGACAGGATGACAGTATGCGTGAAAGCTCGTTTACTAATCCTTCTTCTAGCTCAAAAACAAACAAAAAGTCTAAAACTCCTGTATTAGACAACTTTGGTCGTGACCTTACAGAAATGGCCGAGGAAGGAAAATTAGACCCTGTAGTTGGGCGTGAAAAAGAAATTGAACGTGTATCGCAAATACTTAGTAGACGTAAAAAGAATAACCCATTACTTATTGGTGAACCTGGTGTAGGTAAATCGGCAATTGCCGAAGGTCTTGCACTACGCATCATACAAAAGAAAGTATCTCGTATTCTTTTTAACAAGCGTGTAGTAACATTAGACCTTGCTAGTCTTGTAGCAGGTACTAAATATCGTGGGCAGTTTGAAGAGCGTATGAAGGCTGTAATGAACGAACTAGAAAAGAATGACGACATAATTCTTTTTATAGACGAAATACATACTATAGTAGGTGCAGGTGGTGCTACAGGCTCGCTAGATGCCAGCAATATGTTTAAACCAGCATTAGCAAGAGGCGAAATTCAATGTATTGGTGCTACTACACTAGATGAGTATAGACAGTATATAGAGAAAGATGGTGCACTGGAAAGACGTTTCCAGAAAGTAATTGTTGAACCTACATCGGTAGAAGAAACAATTACCATACTTAATAATATTAAAAACAAGTATGAAGACCACCATAGTGTTACTTATACAGACGAAGCTATAGAGGCTTGTGTAAAGCTAACCAACAGGTATATGAGTGACCGTTTCTTGCCAGACAAAGCTATTGATGCGCTTGATGAGGCAGGCTCTAGGGTGCACATTACTAATATTGATGTTCCTAAACAAATACTTGACCTTGAAAGACAACTTGAAGAAGTACGTGAGCTAAAAAACTCTGTAGTTAAAAAGCAGAAGTATGAAGAAGCTGCTAAACTTCGTGATGACGAAAAACGCATTGAAAAAGACCTTGCCATAGCACAAGAGCAGTGGGAAGAAGACTCTAAAAACAATCGTGTTACCGTTACCGAAGACAATGTTGCCGATGTAGTAAGCATGATGACAGGCATACCTGTAAACCGTATAGCACAAACAGAAAGTAACAAACTAGCAAAACTACCTGAGCTTATAAAAGGTAAAGTTATTGGGCAAGATGAAGCTGTAAACAAGGTTTCTAAATCAATACAACGTAATCGTGCAGGGCTTAAAGACCCTAATAAACCTATTGGTTCTTTTATATTTTTAGGACAAACAGGTGTGGGTAAAACCCAGTTAGCTAAAGTACTTGCCAAAGAACTTTTTGACTCTGAAGATGCGTTAGTACGTATTGATATGAGTGAGTATATGGAAAAATTTGCCATATCGCGTCTTGTGGGCGCACCTCCAGGATATGTAGGTTATGAAGAAGGCGGACAACTTACCGAAAAAGTAAGAAGAAAACCGTATTGTGTAGTATTACTTGATGAAATAGAAAAAGCACACCCAGATGTGTTTAACATGTTACTACAAGTACTTGACGATGGATATCTTACAGACAGTCTTGGCAGAAAAATAGATTTTAGGAATACTATTATAGTAATGACATCTAACGTTGGTGCAAGACAGTTAAAAGACTTTGGGCAAGGTGTAGGTTTTGGTACATCTGCCAAAAAGGCACAGGCTGGCGATTATGCCAAAGGTGTTATAGAAGCAGCATTGAAAAAAACCTTTGCTCCTGAGTTTATTAATAGGATAGATGATATTATAGTATTTAATCCGCTTGAAAAAGAAGATATCGATTCTATTATCACTATAGAGCTTGAAAAACTTTATGATAGAATAAGAAGTCTTGGCTACAATATAACGCTATCAGAAAAGGCAACGAGCTTTATTGCCGAAAAAGGATTTGATAAGCAATATGGAGCAAGACCTTTAAAAAGAGCCATACAAAAATATGTGGAAGATGTATTAGCAGAAGAGATTATCACATCTAAAATAGCTAGTGGCGACCAGATATTTATGGATCTTGATGAAGATGCAAAAGAACTTGTTGTTACAGTAAAAAAAGCAGAAAAACCTGCTGAATAA
- the gyrA gene encoding DNA gyrase subunit A — protein sequence MAEGEKLIPINIEDEMKSAYIDYSMSVIVSRALPDVRDGLKPVHRRVLYGMNELGVYSNRAHKKSARIVGEVLGKYHPHGDTSVYDAMVRMAQEWSLRYLLVDGQGNFGSVDGDSPAAMRYTEARMRKISEEIMADIDKETVDFQLNFDDTLYEPTVMPTRVPTLLINGASGIAVGMATNMPPHNLTEVVDGTLAYIDNSDIEIDELMNYIKAPDFPTGGVIYGYDGVREAFKTGRGRVVMRAKVSFEEVDGRECIIVTEIPYQVNKAEMIKKTAEMVNEKRIEGIANIRDESDRKGMRIVYILKRDAVPNVVLNTLYKYTQLQSSFSVNNIALVKGRPQMLNLKDLIHYFVEHRHDVVIRRTKFDLRKAEERAHILEGLIIASDNIDEVIRIIRGSKDGEEARANLIERFKLSEIQARAIVEMRLRQLTGLEQDKLRAEYEEIMKLIAELKALLASKELRMELIKEELIEIRDKYGDERRSEIEYAGGDVSIEDLIADESVVITISHAGYIKRTPLSEYKTQNRGGVGQKGVATRDQDFLEHLFVATNHQYMLFFTQKGKCFWMRVYEIPEGTKTSKGRAIQNLINIESDDKVKAFICTQDLKDEEYTNSHYVIMATKKGIVKKTLLEQYSRPRLNGINAITIREDDELLEAKLTTGESQVVLAVKSGKLVRFEEGKTRPMGRNASGVRGITLQDDNDEVIGMVSVNDMNSEILVVSEKGYGKRSSLEDYRITNRGGKGVKTLNITDKTGALVSVNSVTDTDDLMIINKSGLTIRMEVADLRVMGRATQGVRLINIKGNDSIAAVTKVMREEEAVEEAVGEALEGEETDNDVTGAIDPNTENTEETNEEQE from the coding sequence ATGGCTGAAGGAGAAAAGTTAATCCCAATTAACATTGAAGACGAAATGAAGTCAGCCTACATTGATTATTCAATGTCGGTAATTGTTTCAAGGGCGCTTCCTGATGTTAGAGATGGCTTGAAACCCGTACACAGAAGAGTACTTTACGGAATGAATGAATTAGGTGTTTACTCTAACCGTGCCCATAAAAAATCTGCAAGGATTGTGGGAGAGGTTTTAGGTAAATATCACCCACACGGCGATACATCTGTATATGATGCAATGGTGCGTATGGCACAAGAGTGGAGCTTACGTTATCTATTAGTAGATGGGCAAGGTAACTTTGGTTCTGTAGATGGCGACAGCCCTGCTGCTATGCGTTATACTGAAGCAAGGATGCGTAAAATATCAGAAGAAATAATGGCTGATATTGATAAAGAGACCGTAGACTTTCAATTGAATTTTGATGATACGTTATATGAGCCTACAGTAATGCCTACACGAGTTCCTACTTTACTTATAAACGGAGCATCGGGTATTGCAGTTGGTATGGCTACTAATATGCCACCACACAACCTTACAGAGGTTGTAGATGGTACATTGGCTTATATTGATAATAGCGATATTGAGATAGATGAACTGATGAATTATATTAAAGCCCCTGATTTCCCTACAGGTGGTGTAATATATGGTTATGACGGTGTTCGCGAAGCCTTTAAAACAGGTCGTGGAAGAGTTGTAATGCGTGCGAAGGTAAGCTTCGAGGAGGTAGATGGTAGAGAGTGTATCATAGTTACCGAAATACCTTATCAGGTAAATAAGGCAGAGATGATTAAGAAAACTGCCGAAATGGTTAATGAAAAGAGGATAGAAGGTATTGCTAATATTCGTGATGAGTCGGATAGAAAAGGTATGCGTATCGTTTATATTCTTAAGCGTGACGCTGTGCCTAATGTAGTACTTAATACATTATATAAATATACACAACTACAATCGTCATTTAGTGTAAATAACATTGCTTTGGTAAAAGGCAGACCGCAAATGCTTAACCTAAAAGACCTGATTCACTATTTTGTAGAACACAGGCATGATGTAGTTATAAGAAGAACGAAATTCGATCTTCGTAAAGCAGAAGAAAGAGCACATATATTAGAAGGGCTTATTATAGCTTCAGATAATATTGATGAGGTTATTCGTATCATTAGAGGTTCTAAAGATGGAGAAGAAGCTCGTGCTAACTTAATTGAGCGATTTAAACTTTCAGAAATTCAGGCACGTGCTATTGTAGAGATGCGTTTAAGGCAACTTACAGGGCTAGAGCAAGATAAGCTAAGAGCAGAATATGAAGAAATCATGAAATTGATTGCTGAATTGAAAGCTTTATTAGCAAGTAAAGAGCTTAGAATGGAGCTTATCAAAGAAGAACTTATCGAGATAAGAGATAAGTATGGTGATGAACGTCGTTCGGAGATAGAATATGCAGGAGGTGATGTAAGTATAGAAGACCTTATTGCTGATGAAAGTGTGGTAATTACTATTTCGCATGCAGGTTATATAAAACGTACACCACTTAGTGAGTACAAAACACAAAATAGGGGAGGCGTAGGACAAAAAGGTGTGGCTACCCGCGACCAAGATTTCTTAGAACACCTATTTGTAGCGACAAACCACCAGTATATGCTTTTCTTTACACAAAAAGGGAAATGTTTCTGGATGCGTGTTTACGAAATTCCAGAAGGAACTAAAACAAGTAAAGGACGTGCTATACAAAACCTTATTAATATAGAAAGTGATGATAAGGTAAAAGCATTTATTTGTACGCAAGATCTTAAAGACGAAGAGTATACTAATAGCCATTATGTAATTATGGCTACCAAGAAAGGTATAGTTAAGAAAACATTATTGGAGCAGTACTCTCGCCCAAGGCTTAACGGTATTAATGCAATAACCATTCGTGAGGATGATGAGTTACTAGAAGCAAAACTTACTACAGGTGAAAGCCAAGTAGTACTTGCAGTAAAATCGGGTAAACTAGTTCGTTTTGAAGAAGGTAAAACGCGACCTATGGGTCGTAACGCATCAGGTGTTCGAGGTATTACGTTACAAGATGATAACGATGAGGTAATTGGTATGGTATCTGTAAATGATATGAATAGCGAAATACTTGTGGTATCTGAAAAAGGATATGGTAAACGTTCTAGTCTTGAAGATTATAGAATAACCAATCGTGGAGGTAAAGGTGTAAAAACACTTAATATAACCGATAAAACAGGTGCTCTTGTATCAGTAAACAGCGTTACAGATACAGATGATTTAATGATTATAAATAAATCAGGTTTAACGATAAGAATGGAAGTTGCAGACCTTAGAGTAATGGGGCGCGCTACACAAGGAGTACGTCTTATAAATATAAAAGGAAACGACTCTATTGCTGCAGTTACTAAAGTGATGCGTGAGGAGGAAGCTGTAGAAGAGGCTGTTGGTGAAGCTTTAGAAGGAGAAGAAACCGATAATGACGTAACAGGAGCTATAGACCCTAATACTGAAAATACAGAAGAAACTAACGAAGAACAAGAATAA
- a CDS encoding DUF1304 domain-containing protein, whose translation MPLLSKIIIAIIAIVHIYILWLEMFGWMTKAKKVFRKFPPELFAATKPMAANQGLYNGFLAAGLIWSLFITNSDWSINVATFFLGCVAVAGMYGAATVQKTILYVQTVPSVAGLISIYLL comes from the coding sequence ATGCCTTTGTTATCTAAAATAATTATTGCCATCATAGCTATTGTACATATCTATATATTATGGCTAGAAATGTTTGGCTGGATGACAAAGGCTAAAAAGGTTTTCAGAAAATTTCCGCCCGAATTATTTGCCGCAACAAAACCTATGGCTGCCAATCAGGGGCTATACAATGGTTTTTTAGCAGCTGGATTAATATGGTCGTTATTTATTACAAATAGCGATTGGAGCATCAATGTTGCAACTTTCTTTTTGGGCTGTGTTGCCGTAGCAGGAATGTATGGTGCTGCTACCGTACAAAAAACAATATTGTATGTACAAACTGTACCTTCCGTTGCTGGGCTGATTTCAATTTATCTTTTATAA
- the rimK gene encoding 30S ribosomal protein S6--L-glutamate ligase: MLDKVIVGSEEWCAFPELNIPTIKARVDSGAKTSALHAINIVPFVKNEEDWVKFDVNPIQSNTRTVIHCEAPLVDKRIVKSSSGYREKRYVIKSEIKVGELSWDVELTLTNRDSMGFRMLLGREAMSGRILVDPEQKYLLGQPTAEKLKEYYEKNEEVRTGLRIGLLASNPELYSNKRIMEAGEARGHEMHFLNLKYCYMKLDADTPEIHYRGGRVLNDFDAVIPRIRPSMTFYGCALTRHFEALKVYCLNSATAITQSRDKLYSLQLLLNNGIDIPTTGFANSPLDTNDLIKMVGGSPLIVKLLEGTQGKGVVLAETKKAAESVINAFKSLNANILVQEFIKEADGKDIRLFVIDGKVVASIQREALPGEFRANIHLGGTASIIKATVEERRIAIKAAKAMNLKVAGVDIIRSAKGPLLLEVNSSPGLEGIEGATEKDIAAEMIRAIEKNFKMVR; this comes from the coding sequence ATGTTAGATAAAGTAATTGTAGGGAGTGAAGAGTGGTGTGCTTTTCCTGAGCTTAATATACCCACTATTAAAGCGCGTGTTGATTCGGGAGCAAAGACTTCTGCCCTGCATGCTATTAATATAGTCCCGTTTGTAAAAAATGAAGAAGATTGGGTCAAATTTGATGTTAACCCAATACAGAGTAATACTCGAACTGTAATACATTGCGAGGCTCCACTAGTAGACAAGCGTATTGTAAAAAGCTCTAGTGGTTACCGTGAAAAACGCTATGTAATAAAATCTGAAATTAAAGTAGGAGAATTAAGTTGGGATGTAGAGCTTACTTTAACAAATAGAGACTCAATGGGTTTCAGGATGCTATTAGGGCGCGAAGCTATGAGTGGGCGCATATTGGTTGACCCTGAACAAAAATACTTATTAGGACAGCCTACGGCAGAAAAATTAAAAGAATATTACGAGAAAAACGAAGAGGTTCGTACAGGGCTTCGTATTGGGCTACTTGCTAGTAACCCTGAGCTATACAGCAATAAGCGTATTATGGAGGCAGGAGAAGCAAGAGGGCATGAAATGCATTTCTTGAACTTGAAATACTGTTACATGAAACTCGATGCCGACACTCCAGAGATTCATTACCGTGGTGGTAGAGTATTGAATGATTTTGATGCTGTTATACCTAGAATTCGCCCTAGCATGACGTTTTATGGTTGTGCACTTACACGTCATTTTGAGGCATTAAAAGTATATTGTCTTAACTCGGCTACTGCAATAACGCAATCGCGTGATAAACTGTATTCATTACAATTACTGTTAAATAACGGTATAGATATACCTACTACAGGATTTGCCAATTCTCCTCTTGATACTAACGACCTTATAAAAATGGTAGGCGGTTCTCCGCTTATCGTAAAACTATTAGAAGGCACACAGGGTAAAGGCGTAGTACTTGCTGAAACTAAAAAAGCTGCCGAGAGTGTTATTAATGCTTTTAAAAGCCTTAATGCAAACATATTAGTACAAGAATTTATAAAAGAGGCCGATGGTAAAGACATACGCCTTTTTGTTATAGACGGTAAAGTAGTAGCCTCTATTCAGCGAGAAGCATTGCCTGGCGAATTTAGAGCTAATATTCACTTAGGGGGTACTGCATCTATAATAAAAGCTACTGTAGAAGAAAGAAGAATTGCCATAAAAGCAGCTAAAGCTATGAATCTTAAAGTGGCTGGTGTAGATATTATACGATCTGCAAAGGGACCTTTACTCCTTGAAGTAAACTCTTCTCCTGGACTTGAAGGGATAGAAGGAGCTACTGAAAAAGATATTGCTGCCGAAATGATACGTGCTATAGAGAAAAACTTTAAGATGGTGCGATAA
- a CDS encoding GNAT family N-acetyltransferase, with translation MKFKEISTKRLKLRIVTPEVYSYVYDNYDNATIKAFFGIKTDAEVEKERENYNKGVTTYNRSFLHFFLLQPDTDTVIGWCGYHTWYTDHNRAEIGYMLFDDSHKKKGYTSEVLPAVLQYGFDVMKLYRIEAMASPNNAASIKLLDKSGFVKEGYLREHYRNKTTGVMEDSVIYSLLKSEYKL, from the coding sequence ATGAAGTTTAAAGAAATCAGTACAAAAAGACTAAAGCTACGCATTGTAACCCCTGAGGTTTACAGTTACGTTTATGACAATTATGATAATGCTACTATAAAAGCCTTTTTCGGGATTAAAACCGATGCAGAGGTTGAGAAAGAAAGAGAAAATTATAATAAAGGAGTTACAACATATAACAGGTCTTTTCTACATTTTTTTCTATTACAACCCGATACAGATACAGTTATAGGCTGGTGCGGTTACCATACTTGGTATACTGACCATAATAGAGCCGAAATTGGCTACATGCTTTTTGACGACAGCCATAAAAAAAAAGGCTATACGAGTGAAGTGTTACCCGCTGTATTACAATATGGTTTTGATGTTATGAAACTGTATAGAATTGAAGCTATGGCAAGCCCTAACAATGCTGCATCTATAAAACTATTAGACAAATCAGGCTTTGTAAAAGAAGGATATTTGCGAGAACATTATCGAAATAAAACTACTGGTGTTATGGAAGATTCTGTTATCTATTCATTACTAAAGTCCGAATACAAGCTATAA